The Eubacterium maltosivorans genome includes the window TCGACTTCGCGGCTCTCTGGATTGCGTTTATCCATAGTCTATACCATGCTTTCGTTTATAGTTAAATTTATTATAACAAAAAGCTGAGCCAGAATAAAGTAAATTTACGAAAAAGTGACGTCGTTCGTATTTAAACTGTGAATAACTTATGGTATAGTAGTAGAAAATTGTACACAAAAACACTTGTTTTGCTCGGAAAAGAAAAGCCCTAAAATAAAGGTACTGGGGATTCGTCCACAGAACACACACAAAAAACTGTGGAAATGTGGATAACTTTATAAAAGAGTAATAAACAGGGCAGACAAAAAACAAAAAGTGTTCAACCGCTTAAGATTACAGTCTTTTTGTTAAAATTAGGACAATCTTACACAGAGTTATCCACAATAAGTGCATAAAATCGGGTAAAATGTGGACAACTTTTGTGGAAAACGGGTGTTTTTCAAAATATTGTGGTATAGAAAGAGTAATGGAGCATAAATTGTGGATAACTTTATAAAAGAGAACGAGCGTTTAGAAGATTTAGGAATTAAGGGACTTAAGATCATTCAAAACCCGGATTATTTCTGCTTCGGCATTGATGCAGTGCTGTTGTCCTGGTTTGCTTCGAGCGCGGTGCACAGAAAGACCCGGGTGATTGATCTGGGGACAGGAACTGGGATTATTCCGCTGCTTTTGTACGGAAGAACAGGCGCCCAGAAAATTCAGGCTCTTGAAATTCAGGAGAATATGGTGGAGATGGCCGGACGCAGTGTAGCATGCAATGGATTGGAAGAAAAAATTGAGATTATCCATGGTGATATCAAGAACCCTGGCGAGCAGGTGAGGCCCACCAGCTATGACGTGGTGGTCAGCAACCCGCCTTATATGAAAGTGGGGCACGGGCTTAAAAATCCTATGGAGACCAAGGCCATTGCACGCCACGAAATTCTGTGTGGTATTGAGGATGTGGTGATTTTTGCCAAACGGATGCTGAAGGACCGCGGTAAGCTGTTCTTAATCCACCGTGCGGACCGTCTGGCGGATATTATGAGTGTGATGCGGGAGCACAGGGTAGAGCCCAAGCGCCTGCAGTTTATCCATCCCTATTTGGATAAGCCGGCCAATCTGGTTTTGGTGGAGGGGATGAAAGCTGGAAAACCTTATTTAATCACGGAGGCACCCATTGTGGTCTACGAAAAGGATGGCCGGTACACACAGACAATCAATGATATCTAT containing:
- a CDS encoding tRNA1(Val) (adenine(37)-N6)-methyltransferase; this translates as MDNFIKENERLEDLGIKGLKIIQNPDYFCFGIDAVLLSWFASSAVHRKTRVIDLGTGTGIIPLLLYGRTGAQKIQALEIQENMVEMAGRSVACNGLEEKIEIIHGDIKNPGEQVRPTSYDVVVSNPPYMKVGHGLKNPMETKAIARHEILCGIEDVVIFAKRMLKDRGKLFLIHRADRLADIMSVMREHRVEPKRLQFIHPYLDKPANLVLVEGMKAGKPYLITEAPIVVYEKDGRYTQTINDIYGTPEPYDRIIENKTAPEQ